One part of the Syngnathus acus chromosome 17, fSynAcu1.2, whole genome shotgun sequence genome encodes these proteins:
- the LOC119137011 gene encoding sickle tail protein-like isoform X2 — MSKSSSRLGRPGVQNCNSRKDLQGNRSCMLRIGERLMRAGSEGNLVQRPLPAQSQHQSKASGAGQGHIGAAKVESEDKAPEPAKKYCNEGHAVSIPTSSSTVDRKTEHQLPKKHHMNNNLLCDPDGSPRSPSTLPRSHAANSRDSEIESLLTQHSEVERKKEVFLDHLRQKYPHHAAIILGHQERMRDQLRSPRPPESTICEGVLAAENMSDAESLTMTVPFSRGCKARSSLPIGRSSSQARESVGVLYLQYGDETKQIRMPVDINSEDTLRALFVTAFPQQLTMKKLQSPNMAIYIKDTRRNVYFDLEDIRNITSHSCLKVYHKDPSHVFNRHTRPTNTEGRLSKEVLYGSHSPVHRLSSSSRGTLQSLQGSMSPPMVRSMPSSPSRMAYSGRNTQGLVGVMDAGSTTLPRDRLSGTGRSSSLCTSSSAILERRDVKPDEDGGSCKNMALVLHGEGGPYYPDSYCSSLHDGGRSSFASSQCSGSLSHAGEMVDAGVAGIPAGLQQYRASVKPLMGYGDITEYQMDSLHRQKSRKFGESQLPQLATPPPSPHRLNEVRMNEGQIIGGVGLVSPERMSPIRRSLRRENNGATVGVINRSRGSGSSSSTSSVFMDNPLGQPEMLIQGHMTAFETQSERMKAMEAQIASLAGLVHHALSVGGDLPSDKGPVSGSTGKSHPAPPEPQATSTVDDVISSAFLALQAPTTDNELQQHLLQVKSSVSELRLQLNQLRHLQISQQQTMKSMLRTAGQELVVLLCDRLVQSEERTCGRRAEMEEERIQYLATEEKILKQLSELEDYVNHLQKNTVSLPGQLPISLKDVEEGAMNLRRVGETLAILKGEFPELQVKMRSVLRLEIDAVRFLKEEPHKMDCMLKRVKALTEALSSLRRCVSESTSPSKGTQVEPLPTQSPQSSPQPQPRSSVRSPQPIPSSALSQPELNNAASASPATARRVKTTQVTVIQAHQHSPPLNFTHGRDLPTVAKVHGLHFEVSPRSREGSPALQKKPAPLQSSELHRSSMPQTTQENHTTNQVKTSLKTTARPIENTERQSPEGSLSQEASSVSQPSTHQTNQPSIATKNLNQVLQEAKAILMNSIPDLNVSDTKVGHSDLASGDINPHTEMAKPLDTPQDLLSGTQHQKPARQNDEVKPPASHATVELPSSASPSASPGPKRGTRPQMEKPRRSSVEKKQSPDRSGQSPPVVPRRSHASTVGLTTERTGEVISTTMKESGGEQGVSEKEPSVIPQPKPLRQPPEVKPKPKPSGTTQAIASENMDDKEDDNIRVLKELQTTSSCTQRTHTRLHHSSGSPEKTTKVQKEASPKQPSQQSIPR, encoded by the exons CATGCAGTGTCTATTCCCACCTCCTCTTCCACCGTTGACAGAAAAACTGAGCATCAGCTCCCGAAGAAACATCACATGAACAACAACCTTCTGTGCGACCCGGATGGATCTCCACGCTCACCTAGCACTTTACCCCGAAGCCATGCTGCCAACAGTAGGGACAGTGAGATAGAGAGCCTTCTGACGCAGCACTCTGAAGTGGAGAGAAAGAAGGAAGTGTTCCTGGATCACCTGAGACAGAAATATCCACACCATGCTGCCATCATCTTGGGACATCAGGAACGCATGAGAGACCAG TTAAGAAGCCCTCGACCTCCTGAAAGCACCATCTGTGAAGGTGTGTTGGCTGCAGAGAATATGTCTGATGCAGAGTCGCTGACCATGACAGTTCCTTTCTCAAGGGGTTGTAAAGCCCGATCAAGTCTACCGATTGGACGGTCGAGCAGTCAGGCAAGAGAGTCAGTTG GTGTGCTGTATCTGCAATATGGAGATGAGACAAAACAGATACGGATGCCTGTAGACATCAACAGTGAGGATACGCTGCGGGCTCTCTTTGTCACCGCTTTTCCTCAGCAACTCACCATGAAGAAGCTTCAATCTCCCAATATGGCCATTTACATCAAAGACACACGTCGCAATGTTTACTTTGACCTGGAGGACATCAG AAATATTACATCCCACTCCTGTCTGAAGGTTTATCATAAAGATCCATCACATGTTTTCAACCGCCACACTCGGCCTACCAACACAGAAGGAAGG CTCTCCAAAGAAGTACTCTATGGTAGCCACAGTCCAGTCCACAGACTGTCATCGTCCAGTCGTGGTACCCTACAGAGCTTGCAAGGCTCCATGTCGCCGCCCATGGTGCGTTCCATGCCCTCTTCTCCATCCAGGATGGCCTACAGTGGAAGGAACACACAAGGCTTAGTGGGAGTGATGGATGCAGGTAGCACCACATTGCCCCGAGACCGGCTATCAGGCACAGGACGATCCAGCAGTTTATGCACCAGCAGCAGTGCCATACTAGAGAGGAGAGATGTCAAGCCCg ATGAAGATGGTGGCAGCTGCAAGAACATGGCCCTGGTGTTGCATGGGGAGGGAGGACCCTATTACCCAGACTCCTACTGCTCATCCCTACACGATGGAGGGAGGAGTAGTTTTGCCTCTTCCCAGTGTAGTGGTTCTTTGTCCCATGCTGGAGAAATGGTAGATGCTGGAGTTGCTGGGATTCCTGCGGGCTTACAGCAGTACCGTGCATCCGTCAAGCCTCTGATGGGATATGGTGACATCACGGAGTATCAGATGGACTCCCTGCACAG ACAAAAAAGTAGGAAATTTGGTGAGAGCCAACTTCCTCAATTAGCAACCCCGCCTCCCTCGCCACACAGATTAAATGAAGTCAGAATGAATGAGGGACAGATCATTGGAGGCGTGGGCCTGGTCTCACCTGAGCGGATGTCCCCAATTCGTCGATCCCTGCGGCGAGAAAATAATGGAGCTACAGTGGGGGTTATAAACAGAAGCAGAGGGAGTGGTTCATCATCATCCACTTCATCTGTGTTTATGGACAACCCACTGGGACAACCAGAAATGCTGATTCAGGGTCACATGACTGCCTTTGAGACTCAAAG tgAGAGAATGAAGGCAATGGAGGCGCAAATAGCCAGTCTAGCAGGGCTGGTTCACCATGCGTTGTCTGTGGGAGGAGATCTTCCAAGTGATAAAGGCCCGGTCAG TGGAAGCACTGGGAAAAGTCACCCTG CTCCACCTGAGCCACAGGCAACAAGTACTGTAGATGACGTGATCAGCTCTGCCTTCTTAGCTCTTCAGGCCCCAACCACTGATAATGAGCTGCAGCAGCACTTGCTGCAAGTTAAGAGTAGTGTGTCTGAACTACGACTGCAATTAAATCAACTCCGACACCTACAG ATATCACAACAGCAAACCATGAAGTCCATGTTGCGCACTGCTGGTCAGGAGCTGGTAGTGTTGTTGTGTGATCGCCTGGTTCAGTCTGAGGAGAGAACATGTGGACGAAGAGCTGAGATGGAAGAGGAGAGGATTCAATATCTTGCTACAGAAGAGAAAATACTCAAACAACTTAG TGAACTAGAAGATTATGTCaaccatttgcaaaaaaacacgGTATCACTCCCTGGCCAGTTGCCAATCTCTCTGAAAGATGTGGAAGAGGGGGCAATGAACCTGCGCAGAGTGGGGGAGACTCTGGCCATCCTTAAAG GGGAGTTTCCAGAACTGCAGGTCAAAATGCGTTCCGTGCTTAGACTGGAGATAGATGCAGTTCGCTTTCTGAAGGAGGAGCCTCATAAAATGGACTGCATGTTAAAAAGAGTCAAAGCCCTAACTGAAGCGCTCAGCTCTCTTCGCAG ATGTGTCTCGGAATCAACGTCCCCATCTAAAGGCACCCAAGTTGAGCCCCTGCCGACCCAGAGTCCTCAGTCCTCCCCACAACCACAGCCTCGATCTTCAGTCAGAAGCCCTCAACCCATTCCATCATCTGCTTTATCTCAGCCTGAGCTCAACAATGCAGCCTCAGCCTCCCCAGCCACAGCACGCAGAGTTAAGACGACTCAAGTCACTGTAATCCAGGCCCACCAGCACAGCCCGCCACTGAACTTCACCCATGGAAGAGATCTACCAACTGTGGCCAAGGTACACGGTCTACATTTTGAG GTAAGCCCTCGTAGCAGAGAGGGCAGCCCTGCCCTGcagaagaaacctgctcctcTCCAGTCGAGTGAACTTCACAGATCAAGCATGCCGCAAACAACTCAGGAGAATCACACAACAAACCAAGTCAAGACTTCTTTGAAAACCACTGCCAGACCTATTGAG AATACTGAACGACAATCTCCGGAAGGAAGTCTAAGTCAAGAAGCCAGCAGTGTAAGCCAGCCAAGCACCCATCAAACAAACCAGCCCTCAATCGCCACCAAAAATTTAAACCAGGTCCTGCAGGAAGCCAAGGCCATTCTGATGAATTCCATTCCTGATCTGAATGTATCAGATACAAAAGTGGGTCACTCGGACTTGGCTTCTGGAGACATAAATCCCCATACTGAGATGGCTAAACCTCTGGACACACCGCAAG ACTTGCTGTCTGGAACTCAGCATCAAAAGCCAGCACGGCAAAATGATGAAGTGAAGCCCCCAG CTTCTCACGCAACAGTGGAACTGCCATCATCAGCTTCTCCATCAGCCTCCCCAGGACCCAAACGGGGCACACGTCCACAAATGGAAAAACCTAGACGCTCCAGTGTGGAAAAGAAACAGAGTCCTGATAGGAGTGGCCAGTCTCCTCCAGTTGTCCCAAGAAG GTCTCATGCATCCACTGTCGGCCTAACCACTGAAAGAACTGGAGAGGTGATCTCTACTACCATGAAAGAATCCGGTGGAGAACAG GGTGTTAGTGAGAAGGAACCATCTGTTATTCCTCAACCCAAACCTCTGAGACAACCACCGGAGGTCAAACCCAAACCCAAACCTTCAGGCACCACTCAAGCTATTGCCTCAGAAAATATGGATGATAAGGAAGATGACAATATTAGAGTCCTGAAAGAACTTCAG ACTACCTCGTCTTGTACTCAGCGAACTCACACCAGGTTACATCACTCTTCTGGCTCACCTGAAAAGACAACCAAAGTGCAAAAAGAGGCTTCTCCCAAGCAACCGAGCCAG
- the LOC119137011 gene encoding sickle tail protein homolog isoform X1, translated as MSKSSSRLGRPGVQNCNSRKDLQGNRSCMLRIGERLMRAGSEGNLVQRPLPAQSQHQSKASGAGQGHIGAAKVESEDKAPEPAKKYCNEGHAVSIPTSSSTVDRKTEHQLPKKHHMNNNLLCDPDGSPRSPSTLPRSHAANSRDSEIESLLTQHSEVERKKEVFLDHLRQKYPHHAAIILGHQERMRDQLRSPRPPESTICEGVLAAENMSDAESLTMTVPFSRGCKARSSLPIGRSSSQARESVGVLYLQYGDETKQIRMPVDINSEDTLRALFVTAFPQQLTMKKLQSPNMAIYIKDTRRNVYFDLEDIRNITSHSCLKVYHKDPSHVFNRHTRPTNTEGRLSKEVLYGSHSPVHRLSSSSRGTLQSLQGSMSPPMVRSMPSSPSRMAYSGRNTQGLVGVMDAGSTTLPRDRLSGTGRSSSLCTSSSAILERRDVKPDEDGGSCKNMALVLHGEGGPYYPDSYCSSLHDGGRSSFASSQCSGSLSHAGEMVDAGVAGIPAGLQQYRASVKPLMGYGDITEYQMDSLHRQKSRKFGESQLPQLATPPPSPHRLNEVRMNEGQIIGGVGLVSPERMSPIRRSLRRENNGATVGVINRSRGSGSSSSTSSVFMDNPLGQPEMLIQGHMTAFETQSERMKAMEAQIASLAGLVHHALSVGGDLPSDKGPVSGSTGKSHPAPPEPQATSTVDDVISSAFLALQAPTTDNELQQHLLQVKSSVSELRLQLNQLRHLQISQQQTMKSMLRTAGQELVVLLCDRLVQSEERTCGRRAEMEEERIQYLATEEKILKQLSELEDYVNHLQKNTVSLPGQLPISLKDVEEGAMNLRRVGETLAILKGEFPELQVKMRSVLRLEIDAVRFLKEEPHKMDCMLKRVKALTEALSSLRRCVSESTSPSKGTQVEPLPTQSPQSSPQPQPRSSVRSPQPIPSSALSQPELNNAASASPATARRVKTTQVTVIQAHQHSPPLNFTHGRDLPTVAKVHGLHFEVSPRSREGSPALQKKPAPLQSSELHRSSMPQTTQENHTTNQVKTSLKTTARPIENTERQSPEGSLSQEASSVSQPSTHQTNQPSIATKNLNQVLQEAKAILMNSIPDLNVSDTKVGHSDLASGDINPHTEMAKPLDTPQDLLSGTQHQKPARQNDEVKPPASHATVELPSSASPSASPGPKRGTRPQMEKPRRSSVEKKQSPDRSGQSPPVVPRRSHASTVGLTTERTGEVISTTMKESGGEQGVSEKEPSVIPQPKPLRQPPEVKPKPKPSGTTQAIASENMDDKEDDNIRVLKELQVTLETSSDDKWLVEKSLVEGQQKISSKSGQKHILSICTTSAPTNDCLDNHSMAVPQEVNESRKGPMPPDWKMMLKKGTITNLNSGNSPNVTSQYIDRQKMEGITSPDNDDTSSFALRCNQEFLCTANKMLTTTTITSLEKDNIQSNDTAIPDQMDINDAKQVPTEKPNCNKTLQKENTTEYSKQQLLNSTQDTKTQSDEVKLQLSGDREQFPEEEGGSLSPDIVDDGGPPPPPPPSGKIAQQISKIRVKCKNQDLKGSDRKEKALCYKKQGFEDNDSCDTLNEPLDLESDFKRLSTIFEFEEDVDPIVSPQGIVEEDEIDDTKNMSEESKVLDVKEILDHDQHSQHNQHTENSFDKNQDKTKPELLKNAETNRKFNLPKIKLSAITQAIRSGSSKTRKKNLEAEVHKEDIVIFDQDPIKAPKKLNKESSRFTNHSTKQHQNKGDKGALIQISSLPVDVKLISNGKSIADGKDLCNKAYHAIGNLEEAIKLLEITMDSIKTPPSPPPKSIDRAHLSDEVKQLRDGTPSKRPASQILKNSNSPQSKRVKAQPPPNCVKSSTKKQTTSSCTQRTHTRLHHSSGSPEKTTKVQKEASPKQPSQQSIPR; from the exons CATGCAGTGTCTATTCCCACCTCCTCTTCCACCGTTGACAGAAAAACTGAGCATCAGCTCCCGAAGAAACATCACATGAACAACAACCTTCTGTGCGACCCGGATGGATCTCCACGCTCACCTAGCACTTTACCCCGAAGCCATGCTGCCAACAGTAGGGACAGTGAGATAGAGAGCCTTCTGACGCAGCACTCTGAAGTGGAGAGAAAGAAGGAAGTGTTCCTGGATCACCTGAGACAGAAATATCCACACCATGCTGCCATCATCTTGGGACATCAGGAACGCATGAGAGACCAG TTAAGAAGCCCTCGACCTCCTGAAAGCACCATCTGTGAAGGTGTGTTGGCTGCAGAGAATATGTCTGATGCAGAGTCGCTGACCATGACAGTTCCTTTCTCAAGGGGTTGTAAAGCCCGATCAAGTCTACCGATTGGACGGTCGAGCAGTCAGGCAAGAGAGTCAGTTG GTGTGCTGTATCTGCAATATGGAGATGAGACAAAACAGATACGGATGCCTGTAGACATCAACAGTGAGGATACGCTGCGGGCTCTCTTTGTCACCGCTTTTCCTCAGCAACTCACCATGAAGAAGCTTCAATCTCCCAATATGGCCATTTACATCAAAGACACACGTCGCAATGTTTACTTTGACCTGGAGGACATCAG AAATATTACATCCCACTCCTGTCTGAAGGTTTATCATAAAGATCCATCACATGTTTTCAACCGCCACACTCGGCCTACCAACACAGAAGGAAGG CTCTCCAAAGAAGTACTCTATGGTAGCCACAGTCCAGTCCACAGACTGTCATCGTCCAGTCGTGGTACCCTACAGAGCTTGCAAGGCTCCATGTCGCCGCCCATGGTGCGTTCCATGCCCTCTTCTCCATCCAGGATGGCCTACAGTGGAAGGAACACACAAGGCTTAGTGGGAGTGATGGATGCAGGTAGCACCACATTGCCCCGAGACCGGCTATCAGGCACAGGACGATCCAGCAGTTTATGCACCAGCAGCAGTGCCATACTAGAGAGGAGAGATGTCAAGCCCg ATGAAGATGGTGGCAGCTGCAAGAACATGGCCCTGGTGTTGCATGGGGAGGGAGGACCCTATTACCCAGACTCCTACTGCTCATCCCTACACGATGGAGGGAGGAGTAGTTTTGCCTCTTCCCAGTGTAGTGGTTCTTTGTCCCATGCTGGAGAAATGGTAGATGCTGGAGTTGCTGGGATTCCTGCGGGCTTACAGCAGTACCGTGCATCCGTCAAGCCTCTGATGGGATATGGTGACATCACGGAGTATCAGATGGACTCCCTGCACAG ACAAAAAAGTAGGAAATTTGGTGAGAGCCAACTTCCTCAATTAGCAACCCCGCCTCCCTCGCCACACAGATTAAATGAAGTCAGAATGAATGAGGGACAGATCATTGGAGGCGTGGGCCTGGTCTCACCTGAGCGGATGTCCCCAATTCGTCGATCCCTGCGGCGAGAAAATAATGGAGCTACAGTGGGGGTTATAAACAGAAGCAGAGGGAGTGGTTCATCATCATCCACTTCATCTGTGTTTATGGACAACCCACTGGGACAACCAGAAATGCTGATTCAGGGTCACATGACTGCCTTTGAGACTCAAAG tgAGAGAATGAAGGCAATGGAGGCGCAAATAGCCAGTCTAGCAGGGCTGGTTCACCATGCGTTGTCTGTGGGAGGAGATCTTCCAAGTGATAAAGGCCCGGTCAG TGGAAGCACTGGGAAAAGTCACCCTG CTCCACCTGAGCCACAGGCAACAAGTACTGTAGATGACGTGATCAGCTCTGCCTTCTTAGCTCTTCAGGCCCCAACCACTGATAATGAGCTGCAGCAGCACTTGCTGCAAGTTAAGAGTAGTGTGTCTGAACTACGACTGCAATTAAATCAACTCCGACACCTACAG ATATCACAACAGCAAACCATGAAGTCCATGTTGCGCACTGCTGGTCAGGAGCTGGTAGTGTTGTTGTGTGATCGCCTGGTTCAGTCTGAGGAGAGAACATGTGGACGAAGAGCTGAGATGGAAGAGGAGAGGATTCAATATCTTGCTACAGAAGAGAAAATACTCAAACAACTTAG TGAACTAGAAGATTATGTCaaccatttgcaaaaaaacacgGTATCACTCCCTGGCCAGTTGCCAATCTCTCTGAAAGATGTGGAAGAGGGGGCAATGAACCTGCGCAGAGTGGGGGAGACTCTGGCCATCCTTAAAG GGGAGTTTCCAGAACTGCAGGTCAAAATGCGTTCCGTGCTTAGACTGGAGATAGATGCAGTTCGCTTTCTGAAGGAGGAGCCTCATAAAATGGACTGCATGTTAAAAAGAGTCAAAGCCCTAACTGAAGCGCTCAGCTCTCTTCGCAG ATGTGTCTCGGAATCAACGTCCCCATCTAAAGGCACCCAAGTTGAGCCCCTGCCGACCCAGAGTCCTCAGTCCTCCCCACAACCACAGCCTCGATCTTCAGTCAGAAGCCCTCAACCCATTCCATCATCTGCTTTATCTCAGCCTGAGCTCAACAATGCAGCCTCAGCCTCCCCAGCCACAGCACGCAGAGTTAAGACGACTCAAGTCACTGTAATCCAGGCCCACCAGCACAGCCCGCCACTGAACTTCACCCATGGAAGAGATCTACCAACTGTGGCCAAGGTACACGGTCTACATTTTGAG GTAAGCCCTCGTAGCAGAGAGGGCAGCCCTGCCCTGcagaagaaacctgctcctcTCCAGTCGAGTGAACTTCACAGATCAAGCATGCCGCAAACAACTCAGGAGAATCACACAACAAACCAAGTCAAGACTTCTTTGAAAACCACTGCCAGACCTATTGAG AATACTGAACGACAATCTCCGGAAGGAAGTCTAAGTCAAGAAGCCAGCAGTGTAAGCCAGCCAAGCACCCATCAAACAAACCAGCCCTCAATCGCCACCAAAAATTTAAACCAGGTCCTGCAGGAAGCCAAGGCCATTCTGATGAATTCCATTCCTGATCTGAATGTATCAGATACAAAAGTGGGTCACTCGGACTTGGCTTCTGGAGACATAAATCCCCATACTGAGATGGCTAAACCTCTGGACACACCGCAAG ACTTGCTGTCTGGAACTCAGCATCAAAAGCCAGCACGGCAAAATGATGAAGTGAAGCCCCCAG CTTCTCACGCAACAGTGGAACTGCCATCATCAGCTTCTCCATCAGCCTCCCCAGGACCCAAACGGGGCACACGTCCACAAATGGAAAAACCTAGACGCTCCAGTGTGGAAAAGAAACAGAGTCCTGATAGGAGTGGCCAGTCTCCTCCAGTTGTCCCAAGAAG GTCTCATGCATCCACTGTCGGCCTAACCACTGAAAGAACTGGAGAGGTGATCTCTACTACCATGAAAGAATCCGGTGGAGAACAG GGTGTTAGTGAGAAGGAACCATCTGTTATTCCTCAACCCAAACCTCTGAGACAACCACCGGAGGTCAAACCCAAACCCAAACCTTCAGGCACCACTCAAGCTATTGCCTCAGAAAATATGGATGATAAGGAAGATGACAATATTAGAGTCCTGAAAGAACTTCAG gtgacaCTAGAAACATCAAGCGATGATAAATGGCTTGTTGAAAAAAGTCTGGTAGAAGGACAACAAAAGATATCCTCAAAATCTGGCCAGAAGCACATCCTTTCAATTTGCACCACATCAGCTCCTACTAATGATTGTCTTGATAACCATTCAATGGCTGTACCACAAGAAGTCAATGAATCTAGAAAAGGTCCTATGCCGCCTGACTGGAAAATGATGCTTAAAAAGGGAACGATAACAAATTTAAATAGCGGGAATTCGCCAAATGTAACCTCACAATATATTGATAGACAGAAAATGGAGGGAATTACAAGCCCAGATAATGACGACACTTCCAGCTTCGCTCTAAGGTGTAATCAGGAATTCCTATGTACAGCAAATAAGATgttgacaacaacaacaatcaccTCTCTGGAAAAAGATAATATACAATCAAATGACACAGCAATACCTGATCAGATGGATATAAATGATGCCAAACAGGTACCAACTGAAAAGCCAAATTGtaataaaacattacaaaaagaaaacactacAGAGTATTCTAAACAACAATTACTAAATAGCACGCAggatacaaaaacacaatcagaTGAGGTCAAGTTGCAGCTATCTGGAGACAGAGAACAATTcccagaagaagaaggaggtaGTTTGAGTCCCGATATTGTTGATGATGGGGgacctccccctcctcctcctccatctggTAAGATTGCCCAGCAAATCTCAAAAATTAGAGTCAAGTGTAAAAATCAAGATCTGAAGGGCTCAGACAGAAAAGAGAAAGCACTGTGTTATAAGAAGCAAGGTTTTGAGGACAATGATTCCTGCGATACCTTGAATGAGCCTTTAGATTTAGAGTCAGATTTTAAGCGTCTATCAACTATCTTCGAGTTTGAGGAGGATGTTGACCCAATCGTTTCTCCACAGGGCATTGTGGAAGAGGATGAAATTGACGATACTAAAAACATGTCTGAAGAAAGTAAAGTCTTAGACGTCAAGGAAATTTTAGATCATGATCAACATTCTCAGCACAATCAGCATACAGAAAACTCATTTGATAAAAATCAAGACAAAACTAAACCAGAATTACTCAAAAATGCAGAGACTAACCGCAAATTCAACTTACCCAAAATCAAATTGTCAGCAATTACCCAGGCTATACGATCAGGGTCTTCAAAAACGAGAAAGAAGAATCTTGAAGCGGAAGTCCATAAAGAGGACATAGTGATATTTGACCAAGACCCAATAAAAGCACCCAAGAAGCTGAATAAGGAATCAAGCAGGTTTACAAACCACAGCACCAAACAACACCAAAATAAAGGTGACAAAGGCGCTCTCATTCAAATTAGCTCACTTCCTGTTGACGTGAAACTAATATCCAACGGCAAGTCGATAGCGGATGGAAAAGACTTGTGCAATAAAGCATATCACGCAATTGGCAATTTAGAGGAGGCAATCAAACTGTTGGAAATCACCATGGACAGCATAAAAACTCCTCCTTCACCTCCTCCCAAGTCCATTGACAGAGCTCATCTGTCAGATGAGGTCAAGCAACTGAGAGATGGAACCCCGTCAAAGAGGCCAGCCTCTCAGATCCTCAAGAACTCAAACTCACCCCAAAGCAAAAGAGTTAAAGCACAGCCTCCGCCTAACTGTGTGAAATCCTCCACTAAGAAACAG ACTACCTCGTCTTGTACTCAGCGAACTCACACCAGGTTACATCACTCTTCTGGCTCACCTGAAAAGACAACCAAAGTGCAAAAAGAGGCTTCTCCCAAGCAACCGAGCCAG